One genomic segment of Erysipelotrichaceae bacterium 66202529 includes these proteins:
- a CDS encoding PTS glucose transporter subunit IIB — MAIQKQKLAADILEYVGGVDNVRDVAHCMTRLRIVVKDEKAVQLKVLEQLEGVMKVVILGGQYQIVLGGIVDDIFDEVAALCGDRVNINEDMIAENLDADTKGVRRSILGMLVETISAIVTPIIPAMLACGFIKTLAVLFTVVFKVDEANSTIQVLNVVSDTLYAFFPVIIGWSAAKKFKTNMAVSLVIVALLVNPAFTGLFADGASVTFLGIPVTDVYYGSSVLPAILSIYLLSKVELLLRRLIPGALRSIFVPFLSTLIVFPLLILAIGPIGVWGGNLFASLFTSMYDFSPILAGALIGGTWQILIIFGMHIAILGLVSVPNIAAFGRDTVIMTHAPSLICQVAAGLAVGLKAKNPEIKKNAITLSLTSFFAGSVVEPVMYGVNLKYKKPFIAVCIGGAVGGAITGASLAGTTAAVAFSLYTIPAYLGVGFTGLLIGCGVGACVTFILTWILGFDEHTI; from the coding sequence ATGGCAATACAAAAACAAAAGCTTGCTGCCGATATTCTGGAATATGTTGGCGGTGTAGACAACGTTCGTGATGTAGCGCATTGCATGACGCGGCTTCGTATTGTTGTAAAGGATGAAAAGGCTGTACAGCTGAAAGTGCTGGAACAGCTGGAAGGGGTTATGAAGGTTGTAATCCTGGGAGGACAGTATCAAATCGTTTTAGGCGGTATTGTCGATGATATATTTGATGAAGTGGCTGCATTATGCGGCGATCGCGTCAATATCAATGAGGACATGATTGCGGAAAATCTGGATGCAGATACAAAAGGAGTGAGGAGATCCATTCTAGGGATGCTTGTGGAAACAATTTCAGCAATCGTTACCCCGATTATTCCGGCAATGCTGGCCTGCGGATTCATAAAGACGCTTGCGGTTTTATTTACGGTTGTGTTTAAGGTGGATGAAGCGAATAGTACGATACAGGTATTAAATGTAGTATCGGATACGCTATATGCCTTTTTCCCTGTAATCATCGGATGGTCTGCCGCAAAGAAATTTAAAACCAATATGGCAGTGTCACTCGTTATCGTGGCATTGTTGGTAAATCCTGCATTTACCGGTCTGTTTGCGGATGGAGCCAGTGTAACCTTTCTGGGGATTCCCGTAACGGATGTGTATTATGGCAGTTCTGTTCTTCCTGCCATCCTATCTATTTATCTGCTATCCAAAGTAGAGCTGTTGCTAAGAAGACTTATACCGGGAGCACTGCGAAGTATCTTTGTACCCTTCCTGAGTACGCTGATTGTATTTCCGCTGTTGATTCTTGCAATCGGGCCGATTGGTGTATGGGGAGGAAATCTGTTTGCTTCTCTGTTTACCAGCATGTATGATTTCAGCCCTATTCTGGCTGGAGCTTTGATTGGAGGTACCTGGCAGATTCTGATCATTTTCGGTATGCATATCGCAATACTCGGGTTAGTTTCAGTACCAAATATTGCTGCGTTTGGTAGAGATACCGTGATTATGACACATGCACCAAGTCTGATTTGTCAGGTGGCGGCAGGGCTGGCTGTTGGTCTGAAGGCAAAAAATCCGGAAATCAAGAAAAATGCAATTACCCTGTCTTTGACCTCATTCTTTGCAGGAAGTGTGGTTGAACCGGTTATGTACGGGGTAAATCTGAAATATAAAAAACCGTTTATCGCAGTATGTATCGGCGGAGCAGTAGGGGGAGCGATTACCGGGGCAAGTCTTGCGGGAACCACAGCAGCGGTAGCGTTTAGCTTATATACGATTCCGGCATATCTTGGCGTTGGCTTTACAGGGCTTTTGATCGGCTGTGGTGTTGGAGCCTGTGTCACCTTTATTCTGACTTGGATTCTCGGCTTTGATGAACATACAATATAG
- a CDS encoding PRD domain-containing protein, producing the protein MNYTFVRVINNNAIVGADRRGEEVILLGKGIGVRCIKHRRYIVASSLIEKVFVVEKKANESYVEELIKTIPFPYIDTVNKVVALAEALLNYSFKDQLFLTLLDHISFSVKRLRAHEDIENPLLNEIRQFYPKEYDAALQAVKLINQELQVHFDDNEAAFIAFHLINAMSSYGHSLNKKMTIIMRELTDIIQDTFQMELDEQSIYYTRFITHLKYFLGRVLNDRHENCNLREEQNIHQLVKEKYQQEWECSLQIQEHLRQKYNVETSDEELGDLTMHIVPMLTKRK; encoded by the coding sequence ATGAATTATACATTTGTCCGTGTTATCAACAATAACGCGATTGTCGGGGCTGACCGCAGGGGGGAAGAAGTGATTCTTTTGGGCAAAGGAATCGGTGTTCGCTGTATCAAGCACAGGCGTTATATTGTTGCATCCAGTCTGATAGAAAAGGTATTTGTCGTAGAAAAAAAGGCAAATGAAAGCTATGTTGAGGAGCTGATTAAAACCATTCCGTTTCCCTATATTGATACGGTTAATAAGGTGGTTGCTCTTGCGGAAGCCCTGTTGAATTATAGCTTTAAGGATCAGCTCTTTCTCACTCTGCTGGATCATATCTCCTTTTCTGTAAAACGTCTGCGCGCGCATGAGGATATAGAAAATCCTCTCTTGAATGAAATACGGCAGTTTTATCCAAAGGAATATGATGCTGCCCTGCAGGCAGTAAAGCTGATCAATCAGGAGCTGCAGGTTCATTTTGATGATAATGAAGCGGCATTTATCGCGTTTCATCTCATCAATGCTATGTCCTCCTACGGACATAGTCTGAATAAAAAAATGACCATTATCATGCGTGAGCTTACAGACATTATTCAGGATACATTTCAAATGGAGCTGGATGAGCAATCTATTTATTATACACGCTTCATAACGCATTTAAAGTATTTTCTGGGCAGAGTGCTGAATGACAGACATGAGAACTGCAATCTGCGTGAGGAACAGAATATCCATCAGCTGGTAAAGGAGAAGTATCAGCAGGAATGGGAATGCTCCTTACAAATCCAGGAACATCTCCGGCAGAAATACAATGTGGAAACATCGGATGAGGAGCTGGGGGATCTGACGATGCACATTGTACCTATGCTGACAAAAAGAAAATGA
- a CDS encoding PTS glucose transporter subunit IIA: protein MKLLRRKKNSNPSSNIYIVSPCDGEVLPLQESRDPMFRDEILGKGCFVYPKDDYIYAPVNGIVEAVFPTMHAIGIRSQSGLQLLLHFGINTVQLNGLYMKTHVEKGDVITEGMLIAELNVAAIKRAGYDPDVYVIVLESENEIVTVFEREVYHGEALMEIREHTERMQIE from the coding sequence ATGAAATTACTGAGAAGAAAAAAGAACAGCAATCCATCATCAAATATTTATATTGTATCTCCCTGTGATGGTGAAGTCCTGCCCTTACAGGAATCAAGGGATCCCATGTTCCGTGATGAAATATTAGGGAAAGGATGCTTTGTCTATCCGAAGGATGATTATATATATGCACCAGTTAATGGAATTGTGGAAGCGGTATTCCCTACCATGCATGCTATTGGAATCCGCAGCCAGAGCGGTCTGCAGCTGCTCCTCCATTTTGGGATAAACACTGTACAGTTAAACGGGTTGTATATGAAGACCCATGTAGAGAAAGGAGATGTGATAACAGAAGGCATGCTGATTGCCGAATTGAACGTAGCTGCCATTAAAAGGGCAGGCTATGATCCCGATGTGTATGTCATCGTTCTTGAATCTGAAAACGAAATAGTAACAGTTTTCGAACGAGAGGTCTATCACGGAGAGGCTTTGATGGAAATCCGTGAACATACGGAAAGGATGCAGATAGAATGA
- a CDS encoding GHKL domain-containing protein, which yields MSLFLRMLEIMLTGMLGYTYQATIRMQYRPFISRVLPYPGVGLILILISPWLSVTLLRFLLLLLLLLSVLLYQDQWLSHLSFIASLFVSGVFVQIVSSHMAALTQGTAIWLKGCLFLAAAFLIQLILIYYTHKQYEQLYIPVFSIILCIYMGISMYIVHMGMSASIDISIICCMQLLLLLLMRLYRTCFCLEIRREKEMQALLKTQRMVENRERYDRVQKENAFIMKSMHDLKKHVSLLEQLEQGSTAVDAYRNDIVQKAEQMLNVQKTGDELIDKVLQLYHPRFQEAGICFQLESDVIDYSFMDSVDRCAVLCNLLDNALESCRMLKQPFILLRMVEQHSTIIWKMKNSCQGVEQEKEDAFAHGFGMQNIRDIARRYQGTLNAVWEQPHLLFRTTVTFEKPLMSENEPLM from the coding sequence ATGAGCCTGTTTCTGCGGATGCTGGAGATTATGCTGACAGGTATGCTCGGTTACACCTACCAGGCAACCATACGTATGCAGTATCGCCCCTTTATTTCCCGTGTTCTGCCTTATCCCGGTGTCGGACTGATCTTAATTCTTATATCTCCCTGGCTTTCCGTTACGCTGCTGCGTTTTCTTCTTCTGCTTTTACTGCTGTTATCTGTATTACTATACCAGGACCAATGGCTTTCCCATTTATCTTTTATCGCCAGCCTGTTTGTGAGTGGAGTCTTTGTTCAAATCGTAAGCAGTCATATGGCTGCCCTCACACAGGGAACTGCAATCTGGCTGAAGGGCTGCCTGTTTTTGGCGGCAGCCTTTCTGATACAGCTTATCCTGATTTACTATACGCATAAGCAGTATGAGCAGCTGTATATCCCTGTCTTTTCAATTATCCTATGTATCTATATGGGAATCAGTATGTATATTGTACACATGGGCATGAGCGCATCTATAGATATCTCCATCATATGCTGTATGCAGCTTTTACTTCTGCTCCTTATGCGCCTGTATCGCACCTGCTTCTGTTTGGAAATCCGGCGTGAAAAGGAAATGCAGGCATTATTGAAAACACAACGAATGGTGGAAAACAGAGAGCGATATGATCGGGTACAAAAGGAAAATGCCTTTATCATGAAATCTATGCATGATTTAAAAAAACACGTCAGTCTGCTGGAGCAGCTGGAACAGGGAAGTACTGCAGTGGATGCCTATCGCAATGATATAGTTCAGAAAGCAGAGCAAATGCTGAACGTTCAGAAAACCGGTGATGAGCTGATTGATAAGGTGCTGCAGCTGTATCATCCACGCTTTCAGGAAGCAGGAATTTGCTTTCAACTGGAAAGTGATGTTATTGACTACAGCTTCATGGATTCTGTGGATCGTTGTGCAGTGCTCTGTAATCTGCTGGATAATGCACTGGAAAGCTGCCGCATGCTAAAACAGCCCTTCATTCTATTGCGTATGGTGGAACAGCATTCCACAATCATATGGAAAATGAAAAACAGCTGTCAGGGTGTGGAACAGGAGAAAGAGGATGCTTTTGCACACGGCTTTGGTATGCAGAACATACGGGATATCGCACGCCGTTATCAGGGGACCCTGAATGCAGTATGGGAACAGCCGCATTTACTGTTTCGCACAACGGTTACCTTTGAAAAACCGCTGATGTCGGAAAATGAACCGCTTATGTAA
- a CDS encoding response regulator, whose product MYNIAILDDEIQEAQHLREIVSRYFDRKELMERRIDLFTSGRELLNHVKAISCDLLFLDIEVGQENGIEIGRQLRQIAPDMIMIVITGYLKYSMDGYKIQAARYLLKPVPALLLYSELDEVLALDDRQTLMLMDRETCHRIKRKDILYVETVGRCTCFHTAEGLFHSKEGLRIWQKKLDSSLFVECHKGILVHVRWIQSMEKDTILLETKETLPLARRRVETVRAVWKNFQEKCA is encoded by the coding sequence ATGTATAATATCGCAATTCTGGATGATGAAATACAGGAAGCACAGCATTTGCGTGAGATCGTTTCAAGATATTTTGATAGAAAAGAGCTAATGGAGCGGCGTATTGATTTGTTTACCAGCGGAAGGGAGCTGTTAAACCATGTTAAGGCCATTTCCTGTGATTTGCTGTTTCTGGATATCGAGGTCGGACAGGAAAACGGAATCGAAATCGGCAGACAATTACGGCAAATTGCTCCGGATATGATTATGATTGTGATAACCGGTTATCTGAAATACAGCATGGACGGTTATAAAATACAGGCAGCCCGCTATCTTTTAAAGCCGGTACCTGCACTGCTTTTATACAGTGAACTGGATGAGGTGCTTGCTTTGGATGACCGGCAGACGCTTATGCTTATGGATCGTGAAACCTGTCATAGAATCAAAAGAAAAGACATTTTATATGTGGAAACGGTGGGGAGATGTACCTGCTTTCATACAGCAGAGGGGCTGTTTCACAGTAAAGAAGGTCTGCGTATATGGCAGAAAAAGTTGGATTCTTCACTATTTGTGGAATGTCATAAGGGGATTCTTGTACATGTCCGCTGGATTCAGTCCATGGAAAAGGATACGATATTACTCGAAACAAAAGAAACACTGCCACTTGCCAGAAGACGTGTGGAAACGGTACGTGCTGTGTGGAAAAACTTTCAGGAGAAATGTGCATGA
- a CDS encoding S-methyl-5-thioribose-1-phosphate isomerase encodes MRVKDIAFKNAEHVIEEIKNMNVKGGSPFGRAAAWAFRLACEQEEFENPAALQKRMRDIAEQMLALKPTMATIYNTWHLVEQVMMESGAAVQNLKQSIIRLCTNIITYSFDAVEQLGEYGAAMIQENEVIMMHSYSSTLMGIFIKAAEMGKRFTVICTESRPLRESRLAVKMLRGAGISVIYITDASIYEFLPKADIVIMGADTLCANGSAANKMGTAMIAKLAKACKKDVYIASELYKLDVRTQYGYQVVLERRSEWEILQADDFESLEGIDVVNQFFDITPAADIQGIICEYGILPPSLMLTYWNKLECRVKEGI; translated from the coding sequence ATGCGTGTAAAAGATATAGCGTTTAAAAATGCAGAGCATGTCATTGAGGAAATAAAGAATATGAATGTAAAGGGAGGCAGTCCATTTGGAAGAGCTGCCGCATGGGCCTTTCGTCTCGCCTGTGAACAGGAGGAGTTTGAAAATCCGGCAGCGCTGCAGAAGCGTATGCGGGATATTGCTGAACAGATGCTTGCGCTAAAGCCTACAATGGCAACCATTTATAATACATGGCACCTTGTGGAACAGGTGATGATGGAGAGCGGCGCTGCTGTGCAGAATCTGAAGCAAAGCATTATCAGACTTTGTACGAATATCATTACATACTCATTTGATGCGGTGGAACAGCTTGGAGAATACGGTGCTGCAATGATTCAGGAGAATGAGGTTATCATGATGCATAGCTACAGCTCGACATTGATGGGGATTTTTATCAAGGCTGCTGAAATGGGGAAACGGTTCACCGTTATATGTACAGAGTCCCGTCCGTTAAGAGAATCCCGGTTAGCTGTTAAAATGCTGCGAGGGGCAGGAATATCCGTTATCTATATCACAGATGCGTCCATTTATGAGTTTTTACCGAAAGCGGATATCGTCATTATGGGGGCTGATACATTATGTGCAAACGGTTCTGCGGCAAATAAGATGGGAACAGCGATGATCGCAAAGCTGGCAAAGGCCTGTAAAAAGGATGTGTATATAGCCAGTGAGCTGTATAAGCTGGATGTGCGCACACAATACGGTTATCAGGTCGTTTTGGAACGGCGCAGCGAATGGGAAATTCTGCAGGCGGATGATTTTGAATCGCTGGAAGGAATCGATGTCGTGAATCAGTTCTTCGATATTACACCTGCTGCAGATATACAGGGAATTATTTGTGAATATGGTATTCTGCCGCCGTCCTTGATGCTGACTTACTGGAATAAGTTGGAATGCAGGGTGAAGGAGGGAATTTAA
- a CDS encoding pseudouridine-5-phosphate glycosidase, translating into MCKYNSFLDIKDEVKTALAEHRAVVALESTIISHGMPYPQNVEMAENCERIIREAGAVPATIAIIDGRIKIGLCREELNKLACAADVMKVSRRDLAVAVSEKRMGATTVATTMICAAMAGIQFFVTGGVGGVHRGYEETMDASADLEELAQSDVTVICAGAKSILDIPRTLEYLETKGVTVIGYQCDTLPEFFTREGSCKLQQRMDTVEEIADMLHVKKSLGLKGGVLVANPIPEAYSMDAAYMNAVIEEAVQNAKAAHIQGKYTTPYLLSQIVKATEGKSLAANIQLVYNNARVGAALAMAYVKKG; encoded by the coding sequence ATGTGTAAATATAACAGCTTTCTTGATATTAAGGATGAGGTAAAAACAGCATTGGCTGAGCATCGCGCTGTAGTTGCTTTGGAGTCAACGATTATTTCACATGGTATGCCTTACCCGCAAAATGTGGAAATGGCAGAAAATTGTGAGCGGATCATACGGGAAGCCGGTGCTGTTCCTGCAACTATTGCGATTATCGACGGGAGAATAAAAATTGGTCTATGCAGAGAGGAGCTGAATAAGCTTGCCTGTGCTGCTGATGTTATGAAGGTATCCAGGAGAGATTTAGCAGTGGCAGTTTCAGAGAAAAGAATGGGGGCAACGACGGTTGCGACAACGATGATTTGTGCAGCCATGGCAGGGATTCAGTTTTTTGTGACAGGCGGTGTTGGCGGAGTGCATAGAGGCTATGAGGAAACGATGGATGCTTCTGCCGATCTGGAGGAGCTTGCACAAAGTGATGTTACCGTTATATGTGCAGGGGCTAAGTCTATACTGGATATACCTCGTACACTGGAATATTTGGAAACAAAGGGTGTTACCGTCATCGGATATCAGTGTGATACGCTTCCTGAGTTTTTTACGAGAGAGGGAAGCTGTAAGCTGCAGCAGAGAATGGATACGGTAGAGGAAATTGCGGATATGCTGCACGTGAAAAAAAGCCTTGGCTTAAAAGGCGGGGTACTGGTTGCCAATCCGATTCCGGAAGCGTATTCCATGGATGCGGCTTATATGAATGCTGTAATTGAAGAAGCGGTGCAAAATGCAAAGGCTGCTCATATACAGGGCAAGTATACAACGCCTTATCTGCTTTCACAAATTGTTAAGGCTACAGAGGGAAAAAGCCTTGCGGCAAACATACAGCTCGTATATAACAATGCAAGGGTTGGAGCGGCATTGGCTATGGCATATGTTAAAAAGGGATAA